From the genome of Yersinia enterocolitica, one region includes:
- a CDS encoding SelA-like pyridoxal phosphate-dependent enzyme, with protein MSSVYEKYQLKHVINASGRMTMLGVSTPRQDVVEAVDLGLNHYFEMKDLVNKTGAYIADLLNVESAVVVSCASAGIAQSVAAVIVKDDANLLVNLHAAPRAVPHEIVLPKGHNVNFGAPVDTMVTLGGGKVVEAGYANECLPEQLEAAITPNTAAILYIKSHHCVQKSILSVEQAVVIARKHQLPLIVDAAAEEDLQCYYQMGADLVIYSGAKAIEGPTSGLVLGKKTYIDWVKLQSSGIGRAMKVGKEGILGLTRAIESYMTLEKETGQQMVEKMTPFISQLNTIDGVSAKVVWDAAGRDIARTEISFDEAKMGRSTPDLVDALKNGDIAIYFRAYKANEGKIEVDVRSVTPSQLEIIYTCINRLAKGA; from the coding sequence ATGTCTTCAGTCTATGAAAAATACCAGTTAAAACATGTAATTAATGCTTCTGGTCGCATGACGATGTTGGGCGTTTCAACGCCACGGCAGGATGTGGTTGAGGCGGTAGATTTGGGCCTAAACCATTACTTCGAAATGAAAGATTTGGTCAATAAGACCGGTGCTTACATTGCTGATTTGCTGAATGTTGAGAGCGCGGTGGTTGTCTCCTGTGCTTCTGCCGGTATTGCTCAGTCGGTCGCTGCGGTGATCGTGAAAGATGATGCCAATTTACTGGTTAATCTACATGCTGCCCCGCGCGCAGTGCCACACGAAATTGTTCTGCCGAAGGGCCATAACGTTAATTTCGGTGCGCCGGTCGATACCATGGTGACGCTGGGGGGAGGCAAAGTGGTGGAAGCCGGTTATGCCAACGAATGTTTACCGGAACAGTTGGAAGCGGCGATCACGCCAAATACTGCGGCGATCTTGTATATAAAATCCCACCATTGTGTGCAAAAAAGCATTCTATCCGTTGAGCAAGCGGTAGTGATTGCGCGCAAGCATCAATTGCCATTAATTGTTGATGCGGCCGCAGAAGAAGACTTGCAATGTTATTACCAGATGGGTGCAGATTTGGTGATTTACAGCGGTGCCAAAGCTATTGAAGGGCCAACCAGCGGGCTGGTGTTAGGCAAGAAAACCTATATTGATTGGGTGAAGTTGCAATCAAGTGGTATTGGCCGGGCGATGAAAGTGGGTAAAGAGGGTATTCTCGGCCTGACCCGTGCTATTGAAAGCTATATGACGCTGGAAAAAGAGACCGGCCAGCAAATGGTAGAAAAAATGACACCATTTATCAGTCAGTTAAATACCATTGACGGCGTGTCTGCGAAAGTGGTTTGGGATGCTGCCGGGCGTGATATTGCCCGTACTGAAATCAGTTTTGATGAAGCTAAAATGGGGCGCTCGACACCGGATCTGGTGGATGCGCTGAAAAATGGCGATATTGCTATCTACTTCCGCGCCTATAAAGCTAATGAAGGCAAAATTGAAGTGGATGTGCGCAGTGTCACGCCATCACAACTCGAGATAATTTATACCTGCATTAACCGCCTGGCTAAGGGAGCCTGA